Proteins from a single region of Candidatus Dormiibacterota bacterium:
- a CDS encoding ABC transporter ATP-binding protein, whose product MKVAAGHGLEQPLAVGERRAPAVRGTTGQAAVVANQLTKRFGDRTAFSEVSFEVAYGEVFGFLGPNGAGKTTTVRTLGTLIAPTSGSATVAGIPLSSENGVEIRERIAIMPEAPGLYLRLTVTENLEFFAGLHGLHRPARRIEDALEAVHLADRAADLCGGLSKGLRQRVALARALLSNPAILFLDEPTSGLDPVAAHEVHELINGLRQRGVTIFLTTHRLDEAERLCDRVAIMSTTLRTIGRPADLRDQLFTRALAVTTLAPLSDPGQVFTRIPGVDGWRSEGAGAYVLTVSDPMVAAPALTRALVAAGADVLSITESRHSLEDVYLKLIDEDAGATRP is encoded by the coding sequence ATGAAGGTGGCCGCCGGTCATGGGCTCGAGCAACCGCTCGCGGTCGGGGAGCGTCGCGCCCCGGCGGTCCGCGGAACGACCGGTCAGGCCGCTGTCGTCGCCAATCAGCTGACCAAGCGCTTCGGTGACCGGACCGCCTTCTCCGAGGTGTCCTTCGAGGTCGCCTACGGCGAGGTCTTCGGCTTCCTCGGCCCGAACGGTGCCGGGAAGACGACGACGGTCCGCACCCTGGGCACGTTGATCGCGCCGACCTCCGGCTCGGCGACGGTGGCGGGAATCCCGCTCAGCTCCGAGAACGGGGTGGAGATCCGTGAGCGGATCGCGATCATGCCCGAGGCCCCCGGGCTCTACCTGCGCCTGACCGTGACCGAGAACCTGGAGTTCTTCGCCGGTCTCCACGGTCTGCACCGGCCCGCGAGGCGCATCGAGGACGCCCTCGAGGCCGTCCACCTCGCCGACCGGGCGGCCGATCTGTGCGGTGGCCTGTCCAAGGGGCTCCGCCAGCGGGTCGCACTGGCGCGAGCACTGCTCAGCAACCCGGCGATCCTGTTCCTCGACGAGCCGACCTCCGGTCTCGACCCGGTGGCGGCACACGAGGTGCACGAACTGATCAACGGCCTTCGGCAGAGGGGGGTGACGATCTTCCTCACCACCCACCGGCTCGACGAGGCCGAACGGCTCTGCGACCGGGTCGCCATCATGAGCACGACACTGCGAACCATCGGCCGCCCTGCGGACCTGCGCGACCAGCTCTTCACCAGGGCGCTCGCCGTCACGACCCTCGCGCCTCTGAGCGACCCCGGCCAGGTCTTCACCCGGATCCCGGGTGTCGACGGCTGGCGCTCCGAGGGCGCCGGTGCGTATGTGCTCACCGTGTCCGATCCGATGGTCGCCGCGCCCGCGCTGACCCGTGCCCTGGTCGCCGCCGGCGCGGACGTGCTGTCGATCACCGAGTCACGCCACTCCCTGGAGGACGTCTACCTCAAGCTGATCGACGAGGATGCCGGGGCAACCCGTCCATGA
- a CDS encoding oxidoreductase: protein MTAPVSTPIVAGTTPAGTKVWLVTGSSRGLGRALAEAVLAAGHRLVATARDPGRLADLVERYPDRAVAAALDVTDRAQAEAAIRAAVDSFGRLDVLVNNAGYANVNAIEDFTEEDFRAQIETNLWGVITVTRAALPVLRRQRSGHIIQISSVGGRDTAPGVGPYQTAKWAVEGFSGVLQKEVAPLGIQVTLIEPGGFRTDWAGSSMTVHDIREDYRPTVGRLAELRGSGTTAMGDPVKAAGAILAISEVQAPPLRLLLGSDAYAMARAADEARIASDEEWKELTLSTDADDAELRLDELRRLTGSPVPGPVHPGGTT from the coding sequence GTGACCGCGCCTGTCAGCACGCCCATCGTCGCCGGCACGACCCCCGCCGGGACGAAGGTCTGGCTCGTCACCGGCAGCTCCCGCGGCCTCGGCCGTGCCCTGGCGGAGGCGGTCCTCGCCGCCGGTCACCGGCTCGTGGCCACCGCCCGGGATCCCGGCCGGCTCGCCGACCTCGTCGAGCGGTACCCGGACCGGGCCGTCGCCGCCGCCCTGGACGTGACCGACCGGGCCCAGGCCGAGGCCGCGATCCGGGCCGCGGTCGACAGCTTCGGCCGTCTCGACGTCCTCGTGAACAACGCGGGGTACGCGAACGTGAACGCGATCGAGGACTTCACCGAGGAGGACTTCCGCGCCCAGATCGAGACCAACCTCTGGGGTGTCATCACCGTGACCCGCGCCGCCCTGCCCGTTCTGCGCCGGCAGCGCAGCGGTCACATCATCCAGATCTCGTCCGTCGGCGGCCGCGACACCGCCCCCGGGGTCGGCCCGTACCAGACCGCCAAGTGGGCGGTCGAGGGCTTCTCCGGCGTTCTCCAGAAGGAGGTCGCGCCGCTGGGCATCCAGGTGACCCTCATCGAGCCCGGCGGGTTCCGCACCGACTGGGCCGGGTCGTCGATGACCGTGCACGACATCCGTGAGGACTATCGCCCCACCGTCGGCAGGCTCGCCGAGCTGCGGGGGTCCGGAACGACGGCGATGGGTGACCCCGTCAAGGCCGCCGGGGCGATCCTGGCGATCAGCGAGGTGCAGGCGCCCCCGCTGCGGCTCCTCCTCGGGAGCGACGCCTACGCGATGGCCCGCGCCGCCGACGAGGCCAGGATCGCGTCCGACGAGGAGTGGAAGGAGCTGACGCTCTCCACCGACGCCGACGACGCCGAGCTGCGGCTCGACGAGCTGCGCCGGCTGACCGGGAGCCCGGTCCCCGGACCGGTGCACCCAGGAGGAACGACATGA
- a CDS encoding aldo/keto reductase: MARTSTITVGGDLQVGRVGYGAMRLTGPKRWGEYPDRDGGIALLRQAVEAGVTLIDTADVYGPHTNELLIRDALHPYPEHLVIATKGGFVRGGAEYSSLEAIGNANYLRQCAHLSARRLGVEQIDLYYLHSGWATDASFEDQVGTLAELRQQGLIRHVGLSNVTPDQLRAARRIVDIAAVTALYNVIARQHAALLDAALEAGAVFSPWQPVSLTAPGSATDTGGPGAVRRVLEPIAARHEATLSQIALAWLLARSPAIMPIPGTTSIAHLRENLAAQEIELSGEEIQSIDSVQLDHGQLATVHEGRSGVLMLREGPNLTIP; this comes from the coding sequence GTGGCGCGAACATCGACGATCACCGTCGGCGGCGACCTGCAGGTCGGACGCGTCGGCTACGGCGCGATGCGGCTCACGGGCCCGAAGCGCTGGGGCGAATACCCCGACCGCGACGGCGGAATCGCGCTGCTGCGCCAGGCCGTCGAAGCGGGTGTGACCCTGATCGACACCGCCGATGTCTACGGACCCCACACCAATGAGCTGCTGATCCGTGATGCGCTGCATCCCTACCCCGAGCACCTGGTCATCGCGACCAAGGGAGGCTTCGTCCGCGGTGGCGCGGAGTACTCGTCGCTCGAGGCGATCGGCAACGCCAACTACCTGCGACAGTGTGCCCACCTGAGCGCTCGGCGCCTCGGTGTCGAGCAGATCGACCTGTACTACCTGCACAGCGGATGGGCGACGGATGCGTCGTTCGAAGACCAGGTCGGCACCCTTGCGGAGCTGCGCCAGCAGGGCCTGATCCGCCATGTCGGTCTCTCCAACGTGACTCCCGACCAACTGCGTGCCGCACGTCGGATCGTCGACATCGCCGCCGTCACCGCCCTCTACAACGTGATCGCTCGCCAGCATGCCGCGCTTCTCGACGCGGCCCTCGAGGCGGGCGCTGTCTTCTCCCCGTGGCAGCCGGTGTCACTCACCGCGCCGGGCTCAGCCACCGACACCGGCGGTCCCGGGGCGGTCCGTCGCGTCCTCGAGCCCATCGCCGCCCGGCACGAGGCGACCCTGTCGCAGATCGCGCTCGCCTGGCTGCTGGCACGCTCGCCGGCGATCATGCCGATTCCCGGCACCACGAGCATCGCACACCTGCGCGAGAACCTCGCCGCGCAGGAGATCGAGCTCAGTGGTGAGGAGATTCAGTCGATCGACAGCGTGCAGCTCGACCACGGACAGCTCGCGACCGTCCACGAGGGGCGGAGCGGCGTGCTGATGCTCCGCGAGGGCCCGAATTTGACAATTCCGTAA
- a CDS encoding AAA family ATPase, whose product MPPVSPGRLRDRRSECDALDGLLGAVREGRSGVLVLRGEAGIGKTALLDHAVDTASGCRVARVTGVESEMELSFAGMHQLCGQMLDRLDDLPGPQRAALDSAFGLTAGAAPDLFFVGLAVLSLLAGIAEEQPLLCVVEDAQWLDQASAQVLAIAARRLHAESVVMLVAIREPCAAPAFEGLPALLVDGLPVRDARELLDSVTPGGLDPRVRDRIVAETQGNPLALLELPRGLEPAQLAAGVGLPGTPRVPDRIEESFARRVEQLPAATRLLLLAAAAEPTGEAALLWRAAAGLGIGVEAAAPARAEGLLELGARVAFRHPLVRSAVYRAASPEARRRVHGALAGAIDPDLDPERRAWHLAHAAPGQDDALADELVRLAGRAQGRGSVVAAATLFARAVVLTADPARHGERVLTAAEAHLFAGSAVAASGLLDTADPGRLDELGRARLERLRARIAFVTGRGRDAPPLLLSAARRLEALDVRLARETYLEALEAATFAGSLASGRGVLEVAEAARAAPPAPGPPRASDLLLDGLAALLTEGYAAGVPTLRRALGMHRDSDDLRWLGLSVRIATDLYDDDAVLTLATREVQLARASGALTVLPLALTYLAGWTVASGDFAGARSLIEEASSITAATGSPPITSAELYLAAWRGHEAEHARLAAEIRRDAEARGEGWAIATIEYATAILHNSLGMHRTALAAAQRACATGETIASGWALPELVEAAVRGGQRELALPYLERLSELARCSATELALGFRACCLALMAEGRDAEDLFGEAVDRLGRTRATPHLARVHLLHGEWLRGERRRLDARRQLWIAHGMFVSMGAEAFATRAARELLATGERVPEARVETRSRLTAQEAQIARLAHHGLSNPEIGARLFLSPRTVEYHLRKVFTKLGIGSRIELGRVLPGVDVDPG is encoded by the coding sequence ATGCCGCCGGTGAGCCCGGGGAGGCTGCGCGACCGCCGCAGCGAGTGCGACGCTCTCGACGGCCTGCTCGGCGCCGTCCGCGAGGGGCGGAGCGGCGTGCTGGTGCTCCGGGGCGAGGCGGGGATCGGCAAGACGGCGCTCCTGGACCATGCCGTCGACACCGCGTCCGGCTGCCGCGTCGCCCGAGTCACCGGCGTGGAGTCCGAGATGGAGCTGTCGTTCGCCGGGATGCACCAGCTCTGCGGTCAGATGCTCGACCGGCTCGATGACCTGCCCGGACCCCAGCGCGCCGCCCTGGACTCGGCCTTCGGGCTGACCGCGGGCGCGGCACCGGACCTCTTCTTCGTCGGCCTCGCCGTGCTCAGCCTCCTCGCCGGCATCGCCGAGGAGCAGCCGCTGCTCTGCGTCGTGGAGGACGCCCAGTGGCTCGACCAGGCGTCGGCCCAGGTGCTGGCCATCGCCGCACGCCGGCTCCACGCGGAGTCGGTGGTCATGCTCGTCGCCATCCGCGAGCCCTGTGCGGCGCCCGCGTTCGAGGGTCTCCCGGCGCTGCTCGTCGACGGGCTCCCGGTGCGCGACGCCCGCGAGCTGCTCGACTCGGTCACCCCGGGCGGGCTCGACCCGCGGGTGCGCGACCGGATCGTCGCCGAGACCCAGGGGAACCCGCTCGCGCTGCTCGAGCTGCCCCGCGGCCTCGAGCCGGCGCAACTGGCCGCCGGGGTCGGCCTCCCGGGCACGCCGCGCGTCCCCGACCGGATCGAGGAGAGCTTCGCGCGACGGGTCGAGCAGCTGCCCGCCGCGACCCGGCTGCTGCTGCTCGCGGCGGCGGCCGAGCCCACCGGCGAGGCGGCGCTGCTGTGGCGGGCGGCGGCCGGTCTCGGCATCGGCGTCGAGGCGGCGGCTCCGGCCCGGGCGGAGGGCCTGCTGGAGCTCGGCGCGCGCGTCGCCTTCCGCCATCCGCTGGTGCGCTCCGCGGTGTACCGGGCGGCGTCGCCGGAGGCGCGCCGCCGCGTCCACGGGGCCCTCGCCGGCGCCATCGACCCCGATCTCGATCCCGAGCGCCGGGCATGGCACCTCGCCCACGCCGCGCCCGGCCAGGACGACGCGCTCGCGGACGAGCTGGTGCGGCTGGCGGGCCGCGCCCAGGGTCGAGGCAGCGTGGTGGCGGCGGCGACCCTGTTCGCGCGCGCGGTCGTCCTCACCGCCGACCCCGCCCGCCACGGCGAGCGGGTGCTCACCGCCGCCGAGGCCCACCTGTTCGCGGGATCTGCGGTCGCGGCGTCGGGGCTGCTCGACACCGCGGACCCCGGCCGCCTCGACGAGCTCGGACGCGCCCGGCTCGAGCGTCTGCGCGCCCGGATCGCGTTCGTCACCGGGCGTGGCCGCGATGCGCCGCCCCTGCTCCTCAGCGCGGCGCGCCGGCTCGAGGCGCTCGACGTCCGGCTGGCACGGGAGACCTACCTCGAAGCGCTGGAGGCGGCGACCTTCGCCGGCTCGCTGGCGAGCGGGCGCGGGGTGCTGGAGGTGGCGGAGGCGGCGCGTGCCGCCCCGCCGGCGCCGGGCCCGCCGCGGGCGAGCGACCTGCTGCTCGACGGTCTCGCCGCCCTCCTCACCGAGGGGTACGCCGCCGGCGTGCCCACGCTGCGGCGGGCGCTCGGCATGCACCGCGACAGCGACGACCTCCGCTGGCTCGGGCTCTCGGTGCGCATCGCCACCGACCTGTACGACGACGACGCCGTGCTGACCCTCGCCACCCGCGAGGTGCAGCTCGCTCGCGCGAGCGGCGCGCTGACCGTGCTTCCGCTGGCTCTCACGTACCTGGCCGGGTGGACCGTGGCCAGCGGCGACTTCGCCGGGGCGAGGTCGCTGATCGAGGAGGCGAGCTCGATCACGGCCGCGACCGGGAGCCCGCCGATCACCTCCGCCGAGCTCTACCTCGCCGCCTGGCGCGGCCACGAGGCGGAGCACGCCCGGCTCGCCGCAGAGATCCGCCGGGACGCCGAGGCTCGGGGCGAGGGCTGGGCGATCGCCACCATCGAGTACGCGACCGCGATCCTCCACAACAGCCTGGGAATGCATCGCACCGCGCTCGCCGCCGCACAGCGCGCCTGTGCGACCGGCGAGACCATCGCGAGCGGCTGGGCGCTCCCCGAGCTGGTCGAGGCGGCGGTGCGAGGTGGTCAGCGCGAGCTGGCGCTCCCGTACCTCGAGCGGCTGTCGGAGCTCGCTCGATGCAGCGCGACCGAGCTGGCACTGGGATTCCGCGCCTGCTGCCTGGCATTGATGGCGGAGGGACGCGACGCCGAGGACCTCTTCGGCGAGGCGGTGGACCGGCTGGGCCGCACCCGGGCGACGCCCCACCTCGCCCGCGTCCATCTGCTCCACGGCGAGTGGCTGCGCGGCGAGCGCCGGCGGCTCGACGCCCGCCGGCAGCTGTGGATCGCGCACGGGATGTTCGTGTCGATGGGCGCGGAGGCCTTCGCGACCAGGGCCGCGCGCGAGCTGCTCGCCACCGGTGAGCGCGTGCCCGAGGCGAGGGTCGAGACCCGCAGCCGCCTCACCGCGCAGGAGGCGCAGATCGCGCGGCTCGCCCACCACGGCCTCTCCAACCCGGAGATCGGCGCCCGCCTCTTCCTCAGCCCGCGCACGGTGGAGTACCACCTCCGGAAGGTCTTCACCAAGCTCGGCATCGGCTCACGCATCGAGCTCGGGCGGGTCCTCCCGGGCGTCGACGTGGATCCCGGATGA
- a CDS encoding L,D-transpeptidase: MTPFPFPDRLPVLLLGTLSVAVAGCGDQAAGGGQGRSLPATGAVAAPQVSAPGTTMRPQDGDTVGVGMPIIIRFGADVAPEHRRELVDHIRVTSVPAVAGAWHWFAADEVHWRPASYWSPGTRVAVTADLDGVPAGGGAPGHESWWRTFTIGAKHVSIVDTVTHRMRVYDGDRLVGTWPLSAGRSDLQTINGTLYVRYKNQDVLMDSTSIGIPREAWDGYYEHVYWNTAISTDGYYVHGAPWSLAAQGVTNVSHGCVNLSPEHAEAFFNLSRPGDIVMVRGSTKPATGEDGEGDWQMPFDQFAGRGGSSAPARSVS, from the coding sequence ATGACGCCCTTCCCATTCCCCGATCGCCTCCCGGTGCTGCTCCTCGGCACCCTCTCCGTCGCCGTCGCCGGCTGTGGCGACCAGGCCGCGGGCGGTGGACAGGGTCGAAGCCTGCCGGCCACCGGTGCCGTCGCCGCCCCCCAGGTGAGCGCGCCGGGGACGACGATGCGTCCCCAGGACGGGGACACGGTCGGCGTGGGAATGCCGATCATCATCCGATTCGGTGCGGACGTGGCGCCCGAGCACCGGCGCGAGCTCGTCGATCACATTCGCGTGACCTCCGTGCCCGCCGTCGCCGGCGCATGGCACTGGTTCGCCGCCGACGAGGTGCACTGGCGTCCCGCGTCGTACTGGTCGCCCGGGACGCGGGTGGCCGTGACCGCGGACCTCGACGGCGTTCCCGCCGGCGGCGGTGCGCCGGGACACGAGAGCTGGTGGAGGACCTTCACGATCGGAGCGAAGCACGTGTCGATCGTCGACACCGTGACCCACCGGATGCGGGTGTACGACGGCGACCGGCTCGTCGGCACGTGGCCGCTCAGCGCCGGTCGCTCCGACCTGCAGACGATCAACGGGACGCTGTACGTCCGGTACAAGAACCAGGATGTGCTGATGGACTCGACGTCCATCGGCATCCCCCGCGAGGCCTGGGACGGGTACTACGAGCACGTGTACTGGAACACCGCGATCTCGACCGACGGGTACTACGTGCACGGAGCACCGTGGTCGCTCGCGGCCCAGGGCGTCACCAACGTCTCCCACGGGTGCGTCAATCTCAGCCCCGAGCATGCCGAGGCATTCTTCAACCTCAGCCGTCCCGGAGACATCGTGATGGTGCGGGGATCCACAAAGCCGGCGACCGGGGAGGACGGCGAGGGCGACTGGCAGATGCCGTTCGATCAGTTCGCCGGGAGGGGAGGGTCGAGCGCGCCCGCTCGGTCGGTGTCCTGA
- a CDS encoding sensor histidine kinase — MAAAMEEERRRIARDIHDDTLQTLGAMALRLDLLCEEILDPRQRRVVEDQRELARDASERLRSIVFELRSDHLEEGLAAALRAAARDQALRAGLELRMSVRLRSEPPLEVALGLYRIAQEALTNVRKHGGASTVEVSLREDGGALCLRVVDDGGGFEVAGERATGLQAGARRFGLRSMRERAELAGGQLTVMSAPGQGTVVEARIPVGSGR; from the coding sequence ATGGCCGCGGCCATGGAGGAGGAGCGCAGGCGGATCGCGCGCGACATCCACGACGACACGCTGCAGACCCTGGGTGCGATGGCGCTCCGCCTCGACCTCCTGTGCGAGGAGATCCTGGACCCCCGGCAGCGTCGGGTGGTCGAGGACCAGCGCGAACTCGCCAGGGATGCGTCGGAGCGCCTCCGCTCGATCGTCTTCGAGCTCCGTTCCGACCACCTCGAGGAGGGACTGGCGGCGGCGCTCCGTGCCGCCGCGCGTGATCAGGCGCTCCGGGCCGGCCTCGAGCTGCGGATGAGCGTCCGCCTCAGGTCCGAGCCGCCCCTCGAGGTCGCGCTCGGCCTCTACCGCATCGCCCAGGAGGCGCTGACCAACGTGCGCAAGCACGGCGGGGCGAGCACGGTGGAGGTCTCGCTGCGGGAGGACGGTGGTGCCCTCTGCCTCCGGGTCGTCGACGATGGCGGGGGGTTCGAGGTGGCGGGAGAGCGCGCCACGGGATTGCAGGCCGGAGCTCGCCGCTTCGGGCTGCGCTCGATGAGGGAGCGCGCCGAGCTCGCGGGCGGTCAGCTCACGGTCATGAGCGCGCCGGGACAGGGCACGGTGGTCGAGGCGCGGATCCCGGTCGGTTCGGGGCGCTAG
- a CDS encoding helix-turn-helix domain-containing protein, producing the protein MTRPRGYDLDAVVEAARGAFWERGYQDTGIADLERLARVNRSSLYNAFGSKEGLFRDSLNAYIREFINPLLTPMEAPGAGMRDVEGFFTRLAALFRDATSPARHGCLWVNTIAEFAGRPAPVDARAAELRDRLRAAFCNALGGTGSRRTRGSAVVRRRAQILGLATWGVWIGARDDPADAALLCDALVAEVRSWRCSPS; encoded by the coding sequence ATGACGCGACCACGGGGGTACGACCTCGACGCTGTGGTGGAGGCGGCCAGGGGCGCCTTCTGGGAGCGTGGCTACCAGGACACGGGCATCGCCGACCTGGAGCGGCTCGCCCGCGTCAACCGGTCCAGCCTCTACAACGCCTTCGGGAGCAAGGAGGGCCTCTTTCGCGACTCCCTCAATGCCTACATCCGGGAGTTCATCAACCCCCTCCTCACTCCCATGGAGGCTCCGGGGGCCGGAATGCGGGATGTCGAGGGGTTCTTCACCCGGCTCGCCGCCCTGTTCCGTGACGCCACCTCGCCCGCCCGGCACGGCTGCCTGTGGGTGAACACGATCGCCGAGTTCGCAGGCCGCCCCGCGCCGGTGGACGCCCGAGCCGCCGAGCTTCGGGATCGCCTCCGGGCGGCGTTCTGCAACGCACTCGGGGGCACCGGGTCGCGCCGCACCCGAGGCTCCGCGGTGGTCCGGCGGAGGGCTCAGATCCTCGGGCTGGCGACCTGGGGGGTGTGGATCGGCGCCCGCGACGATCCCGCGGATGCGGCGCTGCTCTGCGACGCCCTGGTCGCCGAGGTCCGGTCCTGGAGGTGCTCCCCGTCATAG
- a CDS encoding YdeI/OmpD-associated family protein, whose protein sequence is MPAIRFDATLHTIDEWTVVRLPEGASAQLPSRGQVAVQGTINGHGFQTVLEPDGCSGHWMRVDERQQQAAAVSAGDTAILEIEPLKDWPEPNVPQDLETALAAAPQKIQDLWREITPMARWEWVRWVNATQNPDTRRRRVDVSISKMKSGKRRPCCFNLSACTDPHLSRNGRLIEPAAVDGPVPMKKK, encoded by the coding sequence GTGCCAGCAATTCGGTTCGATGCCACACTGCACACGATCGACGAATGGACCGTTGTGCGGCTGCCTGAGGGAGCGAGCGCGCAACTGCCGTCGCGCGGGCAGGTGGCGGTACAGGGAACGATCAATGGCCACGGGTTCCAGACGGTGCTGGAACCGGACGGCTGTTCTGGCCACTGGATGCGGGTTGATGAGAGGCAACAGCAAGCCGCCGCTGTCAGCGCGGGTGACACCGCGATCCTCGAGATCGAGCCCCTCAAGGACTGGCCGGAGCCGAACGTGCCGCAGGATCTCGAGACAGCTCTGGCGGCGGCCCCTCAGAAGATCCAGGACCTCTGGAGAGAGATCACGCCGATGGCGCGCTGGGAATGGGTTCGCTGGGTCAATGCAACGCAGAACCCTGACACGCGCAGACGACGGGTCGACGTGAGTATCTCGAAAATGAAGAGCGGCAAGCGACGGCCCTGCTGTTTCAATCTTTCGGCATGCACCGACCCCCACCTGTCAAGAAACGGCAGGCTGATCGAGCCAGCTGCCGTCGACGGACCGGTGCCGATGAAGAAGAAGTGA
- a CDS encoding ABC transporter permease subunit, whose translation MSTGRIAAVVRKELREYRRSPSVIGTMAVLPLAFLVEPIVLILKLGSSIPAGTVQKSVGATFLLLLVAPALLPAVIAASSVVGEREQGTLEPLLTTPLRREELLLGKAVAAIVPSVGIAYVVFAAIEVTARLVARNPAVAPALWQGPHVLAEILFAPLLAAWSIWVGIGISARSSDVRAAQQLGTLASLPPLGVVALMSFNVFTPSLTLAVIFALVLLAADVLLWRIVSAMFDRERLITGARARRSTGATSS comes from the coding sequence ATGAGCACCGGCCGCATCGCCGCGGTGGTCCGCAAGGAGCTGCGCGAGTACCGCCGCAGCCCCTCCGTCATCGGGACCATGGCGGTGCTCCCGCTGGCCTTCCTCGTCGAGCCGATCGTCCTCATCCTCAAGCTCGGCTCCTCGATTCCTGCCGGCACTGTGCAGAAATCGGTGGGGGCGACGTTTCTCCTGCTGCTGGTCGCCCCCGCCCTCCTCCCCGCCGTCATCGCCGCGTCCTCCGTGGTCGGGGAGCGCGAGCAGGGGACCCTGGAGCCGTTGCTGACCACCCCACTGCGCCGGGAGGAACTGCTGCTCGGCAAGGCGGTGGCCGCGATCGTTCCCTCGGTGGGCATCGCCTACGTCGTCTTCGCCGCCATCGAGGTGACCGCCCGGCTCGTCGCCCGCAACCCGGCGGTCGCTCCCGCCCTGTGGCAGGGCCCGCACGTGCTCGCCGAGATCCTCTTCGCGCCTCTCCTCGCGGCCTGGTCGATCTGGGTCGGCATCGGCATCTCGGCGCGGTCGAGCGACGTGCGGGCCGCCCAGCAGCTCGGAACCCTGGCCAGCCTCCCTCCGCTCGGGGTGGTTGCCCTGATGTCCTTCAACGTCTTCACGCCGAGCCTCACCCTCGCGGTGATCTTTGCCCTGGTCCTCCTCGCCGCCGACGTCCTCCTCTGGCGCATCGTCTCGGCGATGTTCGACCGCGAGCGGCTGATCACCGGTGCCAGGGCCAGGCGGTCCACCGGGGCGACGAGCTCATGA
- a CDS encoding TetR family transcriptional regulator, translating to MSETGGRAVRSDALRNRARLLDAAVRAFASDGADVTLDAVARAAGVGIGTLYRHFPTRETLVEAAYRQELARLCDAVPELLRSLPPDQAIRAWMDRFIDYMTTKRGMAGALRAVIASGGNPYAESRDRLIAAITPLLDAGVAAGTLRSDVEPNDVLLGLSGLSLAAGEPAQRAQAGRLLDLLVDGLRHSAREPG from the coding sequence GTGTCGGAGACCGGCGGCCGAGCGGTGCGCTCCGACGCCCTGCGCAACCGTGCCCGGCTGCTCGATGCCGCGGTGCGCGCCTTCGCGAGCGACGGGGCGGACGTGACCCTCGACGCCGTCGCGAGGGCGGCCGGCGTCGGCATCGGCACGCTCTACCGCCACTTCCCGACGCGCGAGACGCTGGTCGAGGCGGCCTATCGCCAGGAGCTCGCCCGTCTGTGCGACGCGGTGCCCGAGCTCCTGCGGTCACTGCCGCCGGACCAGGCGATCCGCGCCTGGATGGATCGCTTCATCGACTACATGACCACCAAGCGCGGCATGGCCGGGGCGCTCCGCGCCGTCATCGCCTCGGGTGGGAACCCGTACGCCGAGAGCCGCGACCGGCTGATCGCGGCCATCACCCCGCTCCTCGACGCCGGTGTCGCCGCCGGCACCCTGAGGTCGGATGTCGAGCCCAACGACGTGCTCCTGGGCCTGAGCGGCCTGTCCCTTGCCGCCGGCGAGCCGGCGCAGCGCGCGCAGGCCGGTCGGCTCCTCGACCTGCTCGTCGACGGCCTGCGCCACAGCGCGAGGGAACCGGGCTGA